A genomic region of Papaver somniferum cultivar HN1 chromosome 7, ASM357369v1, whole genome shotgun sequence contains the following coding sequences:
- the LOC113297457 gene encoding uncharacterized protein LOC113297457, with the protein MDPKAFVRLSIGSLGLRDPIAASRSSKTEIDAPSSSWMCEIRLRGFPVQTTSIPFITSPESATPDPQNIASCFYLEESNLKALLAPRRFHTSIAYLDVSVFKSRQGFHCGISSKKQQIGTFKLKVSREWGEGKPVLLHSGWVDISKNKQESAKLAVELHLIVKLDPDPRYVFQFEDETTLSPQIVQLQGSIKQPIFSCKFSRDRRAPLLDPVNNYWKSSSGGSDQEIERRERKGWKVMIHDLSGSAVAAAFMTTPFVPSTGCDRVARSNPGAWLIVLPDACGPESWQPWGKLEAWRERGLRDSICCRFHLLPEGGQDGGLLVSEMLISADKGGEFFIDTDRQTLAATPLPSPQSSGDFASVGPVVGGFVMNCRVQGEGKHSKPLVQLAMRHVTCVEDAAIFMALAAAVDLSIEACRPFSRKSRWGTNRHSF; encoded by the exons ATGGATCCCAAAGCCTTTGTGAGGTTGTCAATTGGGTCACTGGGTTTGAGAGATCCCATAGCGGCTTCAAGGTCTTCAAAAACAGAAATTGATGCCCCCTCTTCCTCATGGATGTGTGAGATCCGTCTCCGAGGCTTTCCAGTTCAAACTACATCAATCCCCTTTATAACCTCACCAGAATCTGCTACTCCAGACCCACAAAATATTGCCAGTTGCTTCTATCTCGAAGAATCTAATTTGAAAGCATTATTAGCTCCTAGGCGTTTCCATACTTCTATAGCGTATTTGGATGTCTCTGTTTTCAAATCTAGGCAGGGGTTCCACTGCGGCATTAGTAGTAAGAAGCAGCAGATTGGGACATTTAAATTGAAGGTGAGCCGTGAGTGGGGAGAAGGGAAACCAGTGTTGCTTCATAGTGGGTGGGTTGACATTAGCAAGAACAAGCAAGAGAGCGCCAAATTGGCAGTAGAACTGCATCTTATTGTGAAGCTTGATCCTGATCCTAGATATGTTTTCCAGTTCGAAGATGAGACGACTCTGAGTCCCCAGATAGTTCAGCTTCAAGGTAGCATCAAACAGCCTATTTTTAGTTGCAAGTTCAGTCGTGATAGGCG GGCACCTCTGCTTGACCCTGTAAACAATTACTGGAAAAGCTCCAGTGGTGGGAGTGATCAAGAGATTGAAAGAAGGGAAAGGAAGGGGTGGAAGGTGATGATCCATGACCTCTCTGGTTCGGCAGTTGCTGCCGCTTTCATGACCACTCCCTTTGTGCCATCAACAGGTTGTGATCGTGTTGCACGCTCCAATCCAGGTGCTTGGTTAATTGTTCTCCCCGATGCCTGTGGGCCTGAGAGCTGGCAACCCTGGGGCAAGCTCGAGGCATGGCGTGAACGTGGCTTGAGAGACTCAATATGCTGCCGATTTCACCTTCTACCGGAGGGAGGACAGGATGGTGGACTCCTAGTCTCCGAGATGTTGATTAGTGCTGACAAGGGTGGGGAATTCTTTATTGACACGGACAGGCAGACCCTGGCAGCCACTCCGTTGCCAAGCCCACAAAGCAGTGGAGACTTCGCATCAGTTGGACCAGTAGTGGGGGGATTTGTGATGAATTGTAGGGTGCAGGGTGAAGGGAAGCACAGTAAGCCATTGGTGCAACTGGCTATGCGGCACGTGACATGTGTGGAGGATGCTGCCATATTCATGGCACTTGCTGCAGCGGTTGATCTCAGTATAGAGGCTTGCAGGCCGTTCAGTAGGAAGTCTAGGTGGGGTACCAATCGCCATTCTTTTTAA